A genomic segment from Terriglobales bacterium encodes:
- a CDS encoding sigma-70 family RNA polymerase sigma factor, with protein MAGLSDAQVMLRVKAGDDAAFDYLVAKFRRAMVSFMYRMAHNQAVAEELAQEVFLRVYRSRSTYAAEAKFTTWLYRIATNLAVNYGRDTRPERAGAQSLDQPDPETGLLPDPADGQLTAEQEMVRQERLAAIRRKVQALPERQRLAVVMHKYQELDYREIGQILKLSESATKSLLFRAYETLREELKEFVK; from the coding sequence TTGGCCGGACTCAGCGACGCCCAGGTGATGCTGCGGGTGAAGGCCGGCGACGACGCCGCCTTCGATTACCTGGTCGCCAAGTTTCGCCGCGCCATGGTGAGCTTCATGTACCGCATGGCGCACAACCAGGCGGTGGCCGAGGAGCTGGCGCAGGAGGTCTTCCTCCGCGTCTACCGCTCGCGCTCGACCTACGCGGCCGAGGCCAAGTTCACCACCTGGCTGTACCGCATCGCCACCAACCTGGCGGTGAACTACGGCCGCGACACGCGCCCGGAACGCGCCGGGGCGCAGAGCCTGGACCAGCCCGACCCCGAGACCGGGCTGCTGCCGGACCCGGCCGACGGCCAGCTCACCGCCGAGCAGGAGATGGTGCGGCAGGAGCGCCTGGCGGCCATCCGCCGCAAGGTGCAGGCCCTGCCCGAGCGCCAGCGCCTGGCCGTGGTCATGCACAAGTACCAGGAATTGGACTATCGCGAGATCGGGCAGATCCTGAAACTGAGCGAGTCGGCGACCAAGTCGCTGC
- the asnA gene encoding aspartate--ammonia ligase, which yields MATVAAKRADLAGPGIGNYDELDKILPQNYSSLLNPKETQQAIFAVKNYIEENLCQELNLLMVTVPLIVDVESGVNDMLDRDGSRTPIQFHIANDRNLHPVDAQVVQAATKWKRMALRQFGMHVGEGLCTDMRAVRKDYFLDHDHSCYVDQWDWERVMTAEQRSLAFLKQIVGKIWKVLVGAEKFAQEQFPALRDPRYPNLPEQLTFLHAEEILEMFPDLPRKQRETQVLQKYPAVFIVGIGWPLADGMPHEMRAADYDDWVTDTSAQTGKPTHGLNGDILVWNHVTRRRHELTSMGIRVNPESLRRQLEMSGQMDFLRFPYHQAILNSQIPLSIGGGIGQSRTLMQLLRKAHLGEVTVSVWPKVLKEMCRRKNIHVLE from the coding sequence ATGGCAACGGTGGCAGCCAAGCGCGCCGACCTGGCCGGGCCGGGCATCGGCAACTACGACGAGCTGGACAAGATCCTGCCCCAGAACTACAGCTCGCTGCTCAATCCCAAAGAGACCCAGCAGGCCATCTTCGCGGTCAAGAACTACATCGAGGAGAACCTGTGCCAGGAACTGAACCTCCTCATGGTGACGGTGCCGCTGATCGTGGACGTGGAGAGCGGGGTCAACGACATGCTCGACCGCGACGGCTCCCGCACCCCCATCCAGTTCCACATCGCCAACGACCGCAACCTGCACCCGGTGGACGCCCAGGTGGTGCAGGCGGCCACCAAGTGGAAGCGCATGGCCCTGCGCCAGTTCGGCATGCACGTGGGCGAAGGCCTGTGCACCGACATGCGCGCCGTCCGCAAGGACTACTTCCTCGACCACGACCACTCCTGCTACGTGGACCAGTGGGACTGGGAGCGGGTGATGACCGCCGAGCAGCGCAGCCTCGCCTTCCTCAAGCAGATCGTCGGCAAGATCTGGAAGGTGCTGGTGGGCGCCGAGAAGTTCGCCCAGGAGCAGTTCCCCGCCCTGCGCGATCCCCGCTATCCCAACCTGCCCGAGCAGCTCACCTTCCTGCACGCGGAGGAGATCCTGGAGATGTTCCCCGACCTGCCTCGCAAGCAGCGCGAGACCCAGGTGCTGCAGAAGTATCCGGCCGTCTTCATCGTGGGCATCGGGTGGCCGCTGGCCGACGGCATGCCCCACGAGATGCGTGCCGCCGACTATGACGACTGGGTCACCGACACCAGCGCGCAGACCGGCAAGCCCACCCACGGCCTCAACGGCGACATCCTGGTGTGGAACCACGTCACCCGGCGGCGCCATGAGCTGACCTCCATGGGCATCCGGGTGAACCCCGAATCGCTGCGCCGGCAACTGGAGATGTCGGGGCAGATGGACTTCCTGCGCTTCCCCTACCACCAGGCCATCCTGAACAGTCAGATCCCGCTCTCCATCGGCGGCGGCATCGGGCAATCGCGCACGCTGATGCAGCTCTTGCGCAAGGCGCACCTGGGCGAGGTCACGGTGAGCGTGTGGCCCAAGGTGCTCAAGGAGATGTGCCGGCGCAAGAACATCCACGTGCTGGAGTGA